In one Lolium rigidum isolate FL_2022 chromosome 3, APGP_CSIRO_Lrig_0.1, whole genome shotgun sequence genomic region, the following are encoded:
- the LOC124695593 gene encoding uncharacterized protein LOC124695593 — protein MAEEQYYGGPRGAPHGLLLAVVVGLVVAGPLFLGDGGEAVTEAIAELLSPVGLLLLPVSLLLLIRLLSSDRGAAALSDAFAFGGSPDAVHRVGGSPIGVALMLLLILALLYYRSALFGGGGDDDE, from the coding sequence ATGGCGGAGGAGCAGTACTACGGGGGCCCGCGCGGGGCGCCGCACGGGCTGCtgctggcggtggtggtggggctGGTGGTGGCGGGCCCGCTGTTcctgggcgacggcggcgaggccgTCACGGAGGCCATCGCGGAGCTGCTCAGCCCCGTCGGCCTGCTCCTCCTCCCCGTCTCCCTGCTCCTCCTCATCCGCCTCCTCTCCTCCGACCGcggcgccgccgccctctccGACGCCTTCGCCTTCGGCGGCTCGCCCGACGCCGTGCACCGCGTCGGCGGCTCCCCCATCGGCGTCGCGCTCATGCTGCTCCTCATCCTCGCCCTCCTCTACTACCGCTCCGCGCTCTTCGGAGGCGGCGGGGACGACGACGAGTAG
- the LOC124698315 gene encoding uncharacterized protein LOC124698315: MATTSATAVASSLSVAGGLGRPVGVGASLRPCSRRARACVVRASVEQSAKKVSAGLTAAAMAAALVLPEVAEAAGPGLSPSLKNFLLSIGSGGIVLLGIIGAVVAVSNFDPVKRD; encoded by the coding sequence ATGGCCACCACGTCCGCGACCGCCGTTGCTTCTTCTCTGTCGGTCGCGGGTGGCCTCGGGAGGCCGGTCGGCGTCGGCGCGTCGCTGCGGCCCTGCTCGCGGCGGGCAAGGGCCTGCGTTGTCCGGGCGTCGGTGGAGCAGTCCGCGAAGAAGGTGTCGGCCGGActgacggcggcggccatggcggcagcgCTGGTGCTGCCGGAGGTCGCGGAGGCCGCCGGTCCTGGGCTCTCGCCGTCGCTCAAGAACTTCCTGCTCAGCATCGGCTCCGGCGGGATCGTGCTCCTGGGCATCAtcggcgccgtcgtcgccgtctcCAACTTCGACCCCGTCAAGCGTGACTGA
- the LOC124698316 gene encoding peter Pan-like protein codes for MARIHSGGRRGGGRGGGGGRGGRGGRGRGPSKWKMPASVARKQQAVTANVDQVTGERIPKSFVFSRGKLPSTLRHLQQDLRKLMLPYTALKLKEKKRNNLKDFVNVASPLGVTHFLILSNPKSLPHLRFAKSPQGPTYTCEIKEYALAADIANSQKRPRCPPEIFKNSPLVVLSGFNGLGEPYKSFVTFFRHLVPAIDTDTVKLATCQRILLLQYDKETELIDFRHYSIKLQPIGVSRKIRKLMQNNQVPDLRDLKDVSDFVTKAGYGSESEPDDEAATVSLVSDVDKLNKASRKSAIRLQEIGPRMTMHLVKVESGLCSGDVLFPMSVGKEDGKKEEEEEEIEDAEDLMELEDGSDDDSGDEE; via the exons ATGGCGCGAATCCACAGCGGcgggcggcgtggcggcggcagaggtggcggcggaggccgcgGGGGTCGCGGCGGCAGGGGAAGGGGCCCGAGCAAATGGAAGATGCCGGCGTCGGTGGCGCGGAAGCAGCAGGCCGTCACGGCCAACGTCGACCAGGTCACCGGCGAGAGGATCCCCAAGAGCTTCGTCTTCTCGCGCGGCAAGCTCCCCTCCACGCTCCGCCACCTCCAGCAGGACCTGCGCAAGCTCATGCTCCCCTACACCGCCCTCAAGCTCAAG GAGAAGAAGCGGAACAACCTCAAGGATTTCGTGAACGTCGCCAGCCCGCTGGGCGTGACGCATTTCTTGATCCTCTCCAACCCAAAGAGCTTGCCGCACCTGCGCTTCGCCAAGTCGCCGCAGGGCCCAACCTACACCTGCGAGATCAAGGAATACGCTCTCGCGGCCGACATCGCAAACTCCCAGAAACGGCCGAGGTGTCCCCCAGAGATATTCAAGAACTCGCCTCTG GTTGTGCTCAGTGGTTTCAATGGTCTCGGCGAGCCTTACAAGAGTTTTGTGACCTTCTTTCGGCATTTGGTCCCTGCTATTGATACAGATACT GTTAAGCTAGCAACCTGTCAAAGAATATTGTTGCTACAGTATGACAAAGAGACAGAGCTTATCGATTTCCGGCATTACTCCATCAAGCTCCAGCCTATTGGGGTCAGCCGCAAGATCAGGAAACTCATGCAGAACAATCAAGTGCCAGACCTTAGGGACCTTAAAGATGTTAGTGATTTTGTGACAAA AGCTGGATATGGATCAGAAAGTGAACCAGATGATGAAGCTGCAACCGTAAGCCTAGTAAGTGACGTAGACAAATTGAACAAAGCGTCCAGAAAAAGTGCCATCAGACTCCAGGAGATTGGGCCAAGAATGACCATGCACTTAGTTAAAGTTGAATCTGGGCTATGCTCGGGCGACGTCTTGTTCCCTATGTCTG TTGGAAAAGAAGatgggaagaaggaagaagaggaggaagaaatagaAGATGCTGAGGATTTGATGGAGCTGGAGGATGGTTCAGACGATGATTCCGGTGACGAAGAGTAG